A DNA window from Candidatus Protochlamydia naegleriophila contains the following coding sequences:
- a CDS encoding protein kinase domain-containing protein — protein MIFNHTSTTISEGRFKSVIKVYDLKNPAIYAYALSIPSGDRYVDNYIHKNEEDFLGLFNGTKQIIKVYALHYYGEYQAILMKYYPQDLFGVIEQISRDPVSIAPQIKINYCQQMLETIQLLHAKHVIHRDIKADNFLVEDKAAKGHRLKVADFGLACYDDDQDSLKLVVGTPSYLAPEGWNKNIPARGKPLDIWAAGCVFWMIWKGAAYPWYDHDPEKPDDQEDLMKELLWFHKTRPSPENHLELLLWHMLNPNPEKRWNVELCLDYLNQYGSSFR, from the coding sequence TTGATTTTCAATCATACATCAACGACCATTTCTGAAGGGCGTTTTAAGAGCGTAATTAAAGTCTATGACTTGAAAAATCCTGCCATTTATGCCTATGCTCTTTCTATACCATCCGGTGATAGGTATGTAGATAACTATATACATAAAAATGAAGAAGACTTTTTAGGTCTTTTTAACGGCACCAAGCAAATCATCAAAGTATACGCTCTCCATTATTATGGAGAATACCAAGCCATTTTGATGAAATACTATCCTCAGGATTTATTTGGCGTGATCGAGCAAATAAGCCGCGATCCCGTCTCAATTGCGCCCCAAATAAAAATAAACTATTGCCAGCAAATGCTGGAAACCATTCAACTGCTGCATGCAAAGCATGTCATCCATCGCGACATTAAAGCCGACAACTTTCTTGTCGAAGATAAAGCGGCTAAAGGCCACAGGCTGAAAGTCGCGGATTTCGGTTTAGCTTGCTACGATGACGACCAAGACAGTTTAAAACTCGTCGTTGGAACGCCTAGCTATCTTGCACCAGAAGGATGGAATAAGAACATCCCTGCTCGTGGCAAGCCTCTAGATATTTGGGCTGCAGGTTGCGTCTTCTGGATGATCTGGAAAGGAGCAGCCTATCCTTGGTACGACCACGACCCAGAAAAGCCGGATGATCAAGAAGATCTCATGAAAGAACTCCTGTGGTTTCATAAAACACGTCCATCGCCCGAAAACCATCTCGAGTTACTTTTGTGGCATATGCTCAATCCCAATCCCGAAAAGCGCTGGAACGTAGAACTATGCTTGGACTACCTCAACCAATACGGGTCTAGTTTTAGATAA
- the recQ gene encoding DNA helicase RecQ codes for MMKEMNKALINEGYLEERLKEFFGYNAFRAHQKGIIQAVLNQEDVVAILPTGAGKSLCYQLPALLQSGTAIVISPLISLMQDQVVSLFKNGIAAAFLNSSLSYQDMQQVLNHLNDYKLIYVAPERFADPIFIERLKNIDVSFFVIDEAHCISQWGHSFRQEYRKLSILKETFPTKPVMALTATATREVEKDLIIQLLMRDPVLIKGSFDRPNLTIHIHPKIQSDKQLMKFLQEHANQSGIIYASTRKGVETTYAQLLQAGFPVGRYHAGLSDQERALSQQDFQHDKVTLMVATVAFGMGIHKPDVRFIVHLDMPRTIEQYYQEIGRAGRDGLPADCLMLYGLQDLVLYKAFAEDLTDPILRQEMKKKTDSLYRLCTSPECRRKGLLNYFSESFPEGECQACDNCLDDDNKFDGSVIAQKILSCVYRVQQQVGVRIVIDVLRGSSSQVIMQKGYQELSTFGLLADRSSEELRYYIESLIQMGFLMRTEGDYPVLKWTEQTKSVIIGHQKVYFRKKLFHEKKEKVKSKPKEAQALYYHEELYEALKQLRTEFARSEQVPPYVVFSDRALQEMATFFPRDQQAFSRINGVGPIKWVKYGAQFLLLVQQHALVHESNWPQEASSPTPPYQRQHSREETVRLYQLGHGIEGIMEQRGLARSTVLSHLVESIQQGLDLDLSGLISADKREAIQQAIAQIGAERLTPIKELLPEAITYEEIRLVSAYYQRAL; via the coding sequence ATGATGAAAGAGATGAATAAAGCCTTGATTAACGAGGGGTATCTTGAAGAAAGATTGAAAGAATTTTTTGGCTATAATGCTTTTCGTGCGCATCAAAAAGGGATTATTCAAGCTGTTTTGAATCAAGAGGATGTGGTTGCCATCTTGCCGACAGGGGCTGGAAAGTCTCTGTGCTATCAGCTACCGGCCCTTTTGCAGTCTGGAACGGCGATTGTAATTTCGCCTTTGATTTCATTGATGCAGGATCAAGTCGTTTCTTTGTTTAAAAATGGCATTGCGGCGGCTTTTCTGAATAGTAGTTTATCTTATCAAGATATGCAGCAGGTACTCAATCATTTAAATGATTATAAGCTTATTTATGTGGCTCCGGAGAGGTTTGCCGACCCTATTTTTATTGAACGGTTGAAAAATATTGATGTTTCATTTTTTGTGATAGATGAAGCTCACTGCATTTCTCAATGGGGGCATTCTTTTCGTCAGGAATACCGGAAGCTTTCTATTTTGAAAGAAACGTTTCCTACCAAGCCTGTGATGGCTTTGACGGCAACAGCTACGCGGGAAGTGGAAAAAGATTTGATCATTCAGCTCCTTATGAGGGATCCAGTCCTTATTAAGGGAAGCTTTGACAGGCCGAATTTAACCATTCACATTCATCCCAAGATACAATCGGATAAGCAGCTCATGAAGTTTCTGCAAGAGCATGCTAATCAATCGGGCATTATTTATGCGTCAACTCGGAAAGGAGTAGAAACAACCTATGCACAGCTTTTGCAAGCAGGCTTTCCGGTGGGGCGTTACCATGCGGGTTTGTCAGATCAAGAGCGTGCTTTATCGCAGCAAGATTTTCAGCACGACAAAGTCACTTTAATGGTTGCGACAGTTGCTTTTGGAATGGGAATTCACAAGCCTGATGTGCGCTTCATTGTACATCTCGACATGCCGCGTACGATTGAACAATACTATCAAGAGATTGGACGAGCAGGGCGGGACGGGCTTCCGGCCGATTGCCTGATGCTGTATGGTCTGCAGGACTTGGTTTTATATAAAGCTTTTGCTGAGGATCTGACAGATCCCATTCTTCGGCAGGAAATGAAAAAAAAGACAGACAGTCTTTATCGTTTATGCACATCGCCAGAATGCCGCCGTAAAGGGTTGTTAAACTACTTTAGCGAGTCCTTTCCCGAGGGAGAGTGTCAAGCTTGTGATAACTGTCTGGATGATGATAATAAGTTTGACGGATCGGTCATCGCCCAAAAAATTCTCTCATGTGTTTACCGTGTTCAGCAACAAGTAGGTGTGCGCATTGTCATTGACGTTTTGCGCGGCTCGAGCAGCCAGGTCATCATGCAAAAAGGCTATCAAGAATTGTCAACATTCGGCTTACTGGCAGATCGATCTTCGGAAGAGCTTCGCTACTATATTGAGTCTTTGATTCAGATGGGTTTTCTAATGAGAACAGAGGGAGATTATCCCGTTTTAAAATGGACCGAGCAGACCAAATCTGTCATAATAGGGCACCAGAAGGTCTATTTCAGGAAGAAGCTGTTCCATGAAAAGAAAGAGAAGGTAAAGTCTAAGCCTAAGGAGGCTCAAGCTCTTTACTATCATGAGGAGCTGTATGAAGCCTTGAAACAATTGAGGACCGAATTCGCTCGCTCTGAGCAGGTTCCTCCCTATGTCGTATTTAGTGATCGTGCCTTGCAAGAAATGGCAACCTTTTTCCCTCGAGACCAGCAGGCTTTTTCTAGAATTAATGGAGTGGGCCCAATTAAGTGGGTTAAGTATGGAGCGCAATTTCTTCTGCTCGTTCAGCAACATGCCCTGGTTCACGAATCGAACTGGCCGCAAGAGGCAAGTTCGCCAACACCGCCCTATCAGCGCCAACATTCGAGAGAAGAGACGGTTCGGCTATATCAGCTTGGGCATGGAATTGAAGGGATCATGGAGCAAAGAGGGCTAGCACGAAGCACTGTCTTGAGCCACTTAGTCGAATCCATCCAGCAAGGGCTCGATCTCGATCTTTCAGGACTCATTTCTGCCGACAAGCGAGAGGCTATTCAGCAAGCTATTGCTCAAATAGGAGCAGAGAGGCTGACGCCCATTAAAGAGCTGTTGCCAGAGGCAATTACATATGAAGAAATCCGCCTGGTCAGTGCTTATTACCAAAGAGCTCTTTAA
- a CDS encoding protein kinase domain-containing protein, producing the protein MITPATSSHQTVYTFSQTPNDDVNGKAIYQQKSFPPFLKPDLHAYLHNHTTNQNPPPKPQTKLFTRLYSQCSKNCIPKTHLCGLARLKQEEPKKNTEEAENVSKNRSVHIEKLMSFNLPVSRSILEALYKQLDEQSDFLFNQEIIYPALFKCTFGSAEENKFYLEAHKSGKIFLLMFNTKATKISSGSVKRVIKAFELNDPGKIYAYARSKQKVQKNAYNQLENEEEFLGLLNGVKHLVKVYSLHYYGNHQAIVMDYYPEDLFTTLTNIQNQTIFLSAELKIGFCRQLLEFLKEMHQRGIIHRDIKPENLFIKGGCKLKVADFGLSCRDSDQSKLEQAVGTLSYLAPEGWSFNFESRNKSLDIWSAGCVAWLLLKGETFPWFGLDLKSREDEGNLLEQIYQFHLTLPSRRDYVGILLWHMLDPDPKQRWTAQQCLTYIDKTITPLMIASPK; encoded by the coding sequence ATGATAACACCTGCTACCTCATCCCATCAAACCGTTTATACATTCTCTCAAACGCCAAATGATGATGTGAATGGAAAAGCAATTTATCAACAGAAGTCTTTTCCGCCCTTTCTAAAACCAGATTTACATGCCTATTTACACAACCATACAACGAATCAAAATCCTCCGCCAAAACCCCAAACAAAACTCTTTACAAGACTGTATTCTCAATGCAGCAAAAATTGCATTCCTAAAACCCACCTATGCGGGCTTGCACGCCTTAAGCAGGAGGAGCCTAAAAAAAACACGGAAGAGGCAGAGAACGTTTCAAAAAACAGATCTGTGCATATAGAAAAATTGATGTCATTCAATCTCCCTGTTTCAAGAAGCATTCTAGAAGCTCTCTACAAACAATTAGATGAACAGTCCGATTTCCTTTTTAATCAAGAAATTATTTACCCAGCCCTATTCAAGTGTACATTTGGATCTGCAGAAGAGAACAAATTTTATTTGGAGGCGCATAAATCAGGAAAAATTTTCCTTCTCATGTTCAACACCAAAGCCACAAAAATCTCATCTGGAAGCGTTAAACGGGTTATTAAGGCATTTGAGTTAAATGATCCTGGAAAAATTTATGCTTATGCTCGTTCCAAGCAAAAAGTGCAGAAAAATGCATATAATCAACTTGAAAACGAGGAGGAATTTCTCGGCCTTTTAAACGGGGTCAAACATCTCGTCAAAGTTTACTCTCTCCATTATTATGGCAACCATCAAGCCATTGTGATGGATTACTATCCTGAAGACTTATTTACGACACTCACCAACATCCAAAATCAAACCATCTTTCTGTCAGCCGAGCTAAAAATTGGTTTTTGCCGGCAGCTTTTAGAGTTTCTGAAAGAGATGCACCAAAGAGGCATTATTCATCGTGATATCAAGCCAGAGAATCTTTTCATTAAAGGAGGCTGCAAGCTCAAGGTCGCAGATTTTGGCTTATCGTGCCGGGATAGCGATCAAAGCAAACTAGAGCAGGCGGTTGGCACGCTGAGCTACTTAGCACCTGAAGGATGGAGCTTCAACTTCGAGTCGCGCAATAAATCTTTAGATATATGGTCTGCTGGCTGCGTGGCCTGGCTATTGCTAAAAGGAGAAACGTTCCCTTGGTTTGGCTTGGATTTAAAAAGCCGGGAAGATGAAGGCAACCTGCTTGAACAAATCTATCAGTTCCACCTCACTTTACCTTCTCGAAGAGATTATGTTGGTATTCTTTTGTGGCATATGCTCGACCCTGACCCCAAACAGCGTTGGACGGCACAACAGTGTTTGACATACATCGACAAAACAATCACTCCTTTAATGATTGCCTCACCAAAATAA
- the trhA gene encoding PAQR family membrane homeostasis protein TrhA — protein sequence MAIHFLEEEWAQGLRLNDEWANSLTHGIGFILSLIGFFFLIAVPLENGDYWKLLNFTIYGSSLVLLYLASTLYHFFKKPHLKKLFRKVDHCAIYLLIAGSYTPFTMIPLHGFWGWLLFGLVWGMACLGVIFKAFFIHRFKKISTWIYLGMGWLVIIAIEPLINSVSQEGLYWLFAGGLSYSCGVIFYALDKKRFFHAIWHLFVMGGSLCHYLAIMFHL from the coding sequence ATGGCTATCCATTTTTTGGAAGAGGAATGGGCGCAAGGGCTGCGGCTCAATGACGAGTGGGCCAATAGCTTAACTCACGGAATTGGGTTTATTTTAAGTTTGATTGGATTTTTTTTCCTGATAGCCGTTCCTTTGGAAAATGGGGATTACTGGAAGCTCTTAAACTTTACCATTTATGGTTCAAGCCTTGTGCTTCTTTATTTGGCTTCCACTCTCTATCATTTTTTTAAAAAGCCCCATTTAAAAAAGCTGTTCCGCAAAGTCGACCATTGCGCCATCTATCTCCTCATCGCCGGATCTTACACACCTTTTACGATGATTCCATTGCATGGCTTTTGGGGCTGGTTATTGTTCGGATTGGTGTGGGGAATGGCTTGTTTAGGAGTAATCTTTAAAGCGTTTTTTATTCATCGATTTAAAAAAATCTCTACATGGATTTATCTGGGAATGGGATGGCTTGTCATCATTGCGATAGAGCCTTTGATAAATAGTGTTTCTCAAGAGGGGCTGTATTGGCTTTTTGCAGGAGGATTGTCCTATTCATGCGGCGTCATCTTTTATGCCTTAGACAAAAAACGCTTTTTCCATGCCATTTGGCATCTATTCGTCATGGGCGGCAGCCTTTGCCATTATTTGGCCATTATGTTCCATCTTTAG
- a CDS encoding M3 family oligoendopeptidase: MSNHYSNRWELDSLFSGGSQSPALILALQTLKSDLEQMLPSPSAALHTIILALQDFDARCYELQALIDCLLSQNVNDEKAIQLQEQIVVIRALYENLSSVLDEYLSKLSESDFKQLLEHPDLQNITFSIQERREWNRELLPLAQEQLIHRLWINGYQGWNDMYEAFMGQFRIPFPDQAGAERLSVGQAENLLSHPDRKVRHTVFKEWEKTWSMHEGSFAQILNHLAGFRLQLYEARGWTSVLKEPLFCNRMQDTTLNSMWKAVERHKQGLVRYLNKRARLFDSSQLAWFDISAPLPQETLPFISFNEAAELIKSQFSKFSPRMGAFATKAFQNKWIEAEDREGKRAGGFCAHFPISQQSRIFMTYNGSMTNIFTLAHELGHAYHNEVVDPLPRFSQHYRMNVAETASTLCETIVIDSLIHQTTNLGLKTVLLDHKIQRAVVFLMNIHARFLFETRFYAERKKGFVLPSMLNSLMQEAQQEAFCNALSEWHPHFWVAKQHFYATSVPFYNFPYTFGYLFSLGIYAHLQQLGPKSCGKYDSLLADTGRMEVEKLAQKHLGVDLTQPDFWEKALELIEEDISKLLQII, translated from the coding sequence ATGTCAAATCATTATTCCAATAGATGGGAACTAGACTCGCTTTTTTCAGGCGGGAGCCAGTCGCCTGCCCTCATTCTAGCCTTACAGACTTTGAAGAGCGATTTAGAACAAATGCTCCCTTCCCCCAGCGCTGCCCTGCACACAATTATTCTAGCCCTTCAGGATTTTGATGCGCGCTGCTATGAATTGCAAGCATTGATTGACTGCCTTTTATCTCAAAATGTCAATGACGAAAAAGCTATCCAACTCCAAGAGCAAATTGTTGTCATCCGCGCACTTTACGAAAATCTCTCTTCAGTACTTGACGAATATCTGTCCAAGTTAAGCGAAAGCGATTTTAAGCAACTACTTGAGCATCCGGACCTGCAAAACATCACCTTCTCGATCCAAGAAAGACGCGAATGGAATCGCGAACTTCTCCCTTTAGCTCAAGAGCAGCTTATACACCGTTTGTGGATCAATGGCTATCAAGGCTGGAATGATATGTATGAGGCCTTCATGGGTCAATTTCGCATTCCCTTTCCAGATCAAGCAGGAGCAGAACGCCTGTCTGTCGGGCAAGCGGAAAATCTACTTTCACACCCCGATCGAAAAGTGAGACACACCGTTTTTAAAGAGTGGGAAAAGACCTGGAGCATGCATGAGGGAAGCTTTGCACAAATCCTTAATCATCTAGCTGGATTTCGCCTGCAACTTTACGAAGCAAGAGGATGGACTTCGGTCTTAAAGGAGCCTCTTTTTTGCAACCGCATGCAAGACACTACTTTAAATAGCATGTGGAAAGCTGTCGAAAGGCACAAACAAGGATTAGTACGCTATTTAAACAAAAGGGCCCGGTTGTTTGATAGTTCGCAGCTTGCCTGGTTTGACATAAGCGCACCCCTGCCGCAAGAGACGCTTCCTTTTATTTCTTTCAATGAGGCTGCAGAGCTTATCAAAAGCCAATTTTCAAAATTCAGCCCTCGTATGGGCGCTTTTGCTACAAAGGCTTTTCAAAACAAGTGGATTGAGGCAGAAGATCGCGAAGGTAAAAGAGCCGGGGGATTTTGCGCACATTTTCCAATAAGCCAGCAAAGCCGCATTTTCATGACCTATAATGGAAGCATGACAAATATTTTTACATTGGCACATGAGCTTGGACATGCTTATCACAATGAAGTCGTGGATCCTCTTCCGCGTTTTTCTCAGCACTATCGCATGAACGTCGCTGAAACAGCGTCCACATTGTGCGAAACAATCGTCATTGACTCCCTGATCCATCAAACAACAAACCTTGGCCTAAAAACAGTGCTTCTCGACCATAAAATTCAGCGGGCTGTTGTCTTCCTAATGAACATCCACGCCCGCTTTCTTTTTGAAACACGCTTTTATGCTGAACGTAAAAAAGGCTTCGTCTTGCCATCCATGCTCAATTCTTTAATGCAAGAAGCCCAACAAGAGGCATTTTGCAATGCCTTGTCCGAATGGCATCCACACTTCTGGGTTGCCAAACAACACTTCTATGCAACAAGTGTCCCTTTTTATAACTTCCCCTATACATTCGGCTATTTATTCAGCCTTGGTATTTATGCCCATTTGCAGCAACTTGGACCCAAATCTTGCGGAAAATATGACAGCTTGCTGGCTGATACTGGTCGAATGGAAGTTGAAAAATTAGCTCAGAAACATCTTGGTGTCGATCTAACTCAACCAGATTTCTGGGAAAAGGCCTTGGAATTAATTGAAGAAGACATATCAAAGCTGCTTCAAATAATATGA
- a CDS encoding DUF6790 family protein: MGLFPFIFTLAWVGSIIHLLILKKPRPLSYIVEIFLLYQLVFSVGFNSLFVFYSHAFTPNQMAEYMGWPPENPFQQQVAYANLTFAILGFLCIWFRGLFWVATTLGLSCWYWANAYGHIQDWMLRQNEAPGNIGLPLYIDIFLPIILILLLIGYVCCSHDPINHKEE; the protein is encoded by the coding sequence ATGGGCCTATTTCCTTTTATTTTTACTCTTGCCTGGGTAGGCTCTATCATTCATTTACTGATTCTTAAAAAACCGCGCCCATTGTCTTACATCGTCGAAATTTTTTTGCTTTACCAGTTAGTCTTTAGCGTTGGGTTCAACAGCTTATTTGTGTTTTACAGTCATGCCTTTACGCCCAATCAGATGGCCGAATACATGGGCTGGCCTCCGGAAAACCCTTTCCAGCAACAAGTTGCCTATGCCAATTTAACTTTTGCCATCCTGGGATTTTTATGTATTTGGTTTCGTGGTCTCTTTTGGGTCGCAACAACTCTTGGACTTTCCTGTTGGTATTGGGCAAATGCCTACGGTCACATTCAAGATTGGATGCTTCGCCAAAATGAAGCCCCAGGAAATATTGGACTCCCTCTCTACATAGACATCTTTCTACCGATCATTTTAATCCTCTTATTAATCGGATATGTATGCTGTTCCCACGATCCAATTAATCACAAAGAAGAGTGA